The window GAATGCCGCCGATGTTGTCAACTTCCTCACCAACAAATTCACCAGCGCAGCCCTGTACAACTGGATGAGCAGGGTTATCGGAGACATCTACCGCGAATTCCTGCAACAGGCAACTGCTATGGCCAAAACAGCGGAAATACAACTGGCCTTTGAGCGTCAGGAAACCAGCCCAAGCTTCATCCTGAGCGATTATTGGTCCGTCACTGCAGGTGAAAGAAGCTGGCACCCTGACGACGGAGACAACCAGGATCGTCGCGGTATGACCGGATCTGCCAGATTACTGCGGGATATTTACCGGATGGATCAACATGCATTCTCCACAGACCAGCGCAAACTCCAGATGAGCAAAACCATCTCGCTGGCCATGCTTGACCCGGTCGCATTTCAGCAATTCAAACAAACCGGAACATTACCTTTTCACACCACCCTGAAACAGTTTGACCACGACTTTCCCGGTCATTATCTCCGCCTGATCAAACGGGTGCGCACCTCAGTCATCGCCCTGATTCCGCCTACTCAGGGAATTAAGGCCATGCTCAGTAATTCCGGTATTTCTCAAGTGGTTGTCGGCACGCAGAACGGAAATCAATTTGAGCAACAGAGTATTCAGCGTGAACCGGAATCCGTGGCTCTCACCGCTGCCATCAACGACAGCGGTGTCTTTGAATTACTTGAACAGCCGGAGATGCTGCTTCCCTTTGAGGGCTTGGGCGTTCAAACTTCGTGGGAATTCCTTCTGCCCAAACCAGCCAATGCATTCAACTTCAACACCATTGCTGATGTCCTTATAACCATCGAATATACCGCCCTTGCCAACTCCTGCTATCGCAAACAGGTTATCGGGGAACTGGACAACAGCATAAGCGCCGAGAGACCCTTCAGCTTCCGCCATCAATTTGCTGATGCATGGTATGATCTACATAATACTGATTCGATGAGTAATTCCCAACAGCAGCCCCTGTCTGTTACCTTTACGACAAGACCGGAAGATTTTCCTCCGAATGTCAACGAACTCAGTATAGAACATATAACTCTCTATTTTGCTGGAAAAGCCGACCTTGAGCAAGGTATCAGCCTTGATCTCCGCTTTAAAGGATTGCATGACCGCAGTATGGTTGGAGGAGCGGCTGTAACCAGTAATAAAGGGCTGGTCAGCACCCGACAGAGCGGGTCAGGGGCCTGGATGCCGATAAAAGGCAAATCACCGGTCGGCGAGTGGACACTCACCCTTGAAGACAGCGAAGACATCCGCAACCTGTTTAAGGGAGGATTGATTGAGGATATATTGTTTGTTATTACCTTCAGGGGGCAGAATTCATCATGGCCTGAGCAGGTGAACTACCCAGATCGTGAACAGAATATAGCCTGATTCTCTCTATAGTGTGATCTACTTCTCTTCTTTTTTAAGGAGGTTCACGTTTCACAGGCAACGTAAAGGCTGTCAATATTCATTGCTCATCCGTTGCTCATCCATTGCCACAGGCCGAGTGTTATGGTAAAGAATGGCCTATGAAACAAAATATTTTTTTAAATAATCCGACGGCACAGGCGGAGCCCTCCGAACAAAAGAAGCAAGGGGGTGCTGTGGAAACAGAAAGCCTGAACCCATCCCAGTATAGAGCGGTTACGCACGATGAAGGACCGGTCCTGGTCATTGCTGGGGCAGGAAGCGGCAAGACCAGGACTCTGGTCCACCGTATGGCTTGGCTGCTGGACCAAGGCGTGCCACCGGAAGCCATCCTGTTGCTCACCTTTACCCGCCGGGCGGCGCAGGAGATGCTCCATCGCGCTGCGCGTATCTCCGGCCAATCCTGTACCAGAGTGGTGGGCGGCACCTTCCATGCCACTGCCAATATGCTGCTGCGCAGATATGGGCATCACCTGGGCTTTGGTGCGGGCTTCACCATTATTGATCGGGGTGATGCTGAGGGGGTGGTGAACCTGCTCCGCAACTCCCTGGGACTTGCTGGCGCTGGGAAACGTTTTCCCAGTAAGCGGGTTATCCTCAACCTCATATCCGGGGCTATTAATAAGTCTGTTAACCTGGAAGACCTGATTTTTGATACCCAGGGCCACCTAGTGGAGTTCTCCGACGATATCCTGAGAATCCGCAAGGACTATGAAGAGTTTAAGCTCAACAATGCCTTAATGGATTATGATGACCTGCTGGTCAATTGGCAGCGCCTGCTTAGCGAGTCCACCTTGGCGCGGGGAGAAATTGCTTCTCAGTTTCGCTATATTCTGGTGGATGAGTACCAGGATACCAACCTGATCCAGGCCCAGATCGTCCTCCTGCTGGCCTATGGTCATGACAATGTGATGGTGGTTGGTGATGATGCCCAGTCCATCTACAGTTTTCGTGGGGCGGATTTCTATAATATCATGCGCTTTCCAGAGCAGTTTCCCGGTGCTGATATCATCAAGCTGGAGCAAAATTATCGCTCGGTCCAGCCTGTCCTGGCCCTGACCAATGCCATTATTGCTCAGGCGCAGGAGAAATACACCAAGGAACTATTCAGCGAGATTAAGGGTGGGAAAAAACCAATTCTCTATCCGGCCCGCAACGAGGCTGGAGAGGCCCGCTTTATCGTGGAAAAAGTCAAGGAATTGGTGGAGGCTGGCACGCCGAGTAAGGAAATTGCGGTCCTGTTCCGCTCAGGCTTTCATTCCTATAAGCTGGAAATGGAACTGGCTGCCCATTCCCTGGATTTTGAAAAACGGGGTGGGATGAAGCTGACCGAGGCTTCTCACATCAAGGATGTGCTCTCCTTTTTGCGGGTGCTGATTAATAACTGGGATAACCTTTCCTGGAACCGAATCCTCCTGCAACTGGATAAGGTCGGGCCGAAGACTGCCCAGAAAATCCTGGATACGATCACAGCTGAAGATAAACCCATTCAGGCCCTGGGCAAGTACAAGACCACAGCAAAATGGCTGGGAGCACTGAGGAAGCTGGCTGACGCAATGGCAGCAATGGATCGTCTCGACCTGACGCCTTCAGCAATTTTCGATATAGTCATGGAGTATTACGAGCCCATCTTTGAACGAATCTATCATGATGATTATCCCAAGCGAAAACGGGATTTGGATCAGCTCAAGGCCCTCATCGGCGGCTATGGCGATCTGCAATCCTTTGTCGATGACACGGCCTTGGATCCACCGGAATCTACCCCTGGAGCCGTGGAGGCTACGCCAGATAAACTAATACTCTCCACTATCCACTCGGCCAAGGGCCTGGAGTGGGATACCGTTTTTGTGATTGGCCTGGCTGAGGGTCGTTTCCCGCATCAAAAGACCATCCCTGGTGAGCAGTGGGAAGAGGAACGGCGTCTGCTCTATGTTGCCGCAACTCGCGCTAAAAAACAACTCTACCTCACCTATCCCCGGACAATCATGACCCCGGATCGTAAATTCCTCAATGTGGTCATGTCTCCGTTTATTCGGGAAATCAATCCTGGTTTATACGTAAATAAGGATGCAAAACCGGATTATGGACAAGATTTTATTGCCTATCGGGGCAACCCGGACGGCGTTCTTCCTGATCCCCCCAGCCGAAAAAAGGAAACAGTGTCTGCCCGCACAGAGTTTACCAAAGGCATGGCAGTGCGCCACCCTTTTTTCGGAGTTGGCAAGATCAAGGATATTCCAGCCCCTCGCCGGATTGAGGTACGCTTTGATCGGCACGGGGACAAACTCCTGCATCTGGATTATGCCAAGCTGGAGATACTCTGAGCCCACTCTGTCTATCGCTTTTTACCTGATGGTTTAGAAAATAAGAGGAAAATCATGAGCAAGAAACCTGTTCACGCCCTGTGGTTTTGAGCGGGTTTCCGTGGATGAGGCTGGGGCGTATAATTACCTGATGCAGTATAGGAAATGTATGTAATTTTGAGAACCTGGTATCGAGGGGGCGGCTTCTAACGAGCGAAGTTTACGCCCTTACTTAATCCCCTTGCTGTGCTTTTCCGCAATATGAGCAAACTCCTGCTCAACGGCGAGAAAAGCATCATAAACATCAGGGTCAAAATG is drawn from Candidatus Electrothrix aestuarii and contains these coding sequences:
- a CDS encoding ATP-dependent helicase: MKQNIFLNNPTAQAEPSEQKKQGGAVETESLNPSQYRAVTHDEGPVLVIAGAGSGKTRTLVHRMAWLLDQGVPPEAILLLTFTRRAAQEMLHRAARISGQSCTRVVGGTFHATANMLLRRYGHHLGFGAGFTIIDRGDAEGVVNLLRNSLGLAGAGKRFPSKRVILNLISGAINKSVNLEDLIFDTQGHLVEFSDDILRIRKDYEEFKLNNALMDYDDLLVNWQRLLSESTLARGEIASQFRYILVDEYQDTNLIQAQIVLLLAYGHDNVMVVGDDAQSIYSFRGADFYNIMRFPEQFPGADIIKLEQNYRSVQPVLALTNAIIAQAQEKYTKELFSEIKGGKKPILYPARNEAGEARFIVEKVKELVEAGTPSKEIAVLFRSGFHSYKLEMELAAHSLDFEKRGGMKLTEASHIKDVLSFLRVLINNWDNLSWNRILLQLDKVGPKTAQKILDTITAEDKPIQALGKYKTTAKWLGALRKLADAMAAMDRLDLTPSAIFDIVMEYYEPIFERIYHDDYPKRKRDLDQLKALIGGYGDLQSFVDDTALDPPESTPGAVEATPDKLILSTIHSAKGLEWDTVFVIGLAEGRFPHQKTIPGEQWEEERRLLYVAATRAKKQLYLTYPRTIMTPDRKFLNVVMSPFIREINPGLYVNKDAKPDYGQDFIAYRGNPDGVLPDPPSRKKETVSARTEFTKGMAVRHPFFGVGKIKDIPAPRRIEVRFDRHGDKLLHLDYAKLEIL